One genomic segment of Natrialbaceae archaeon AArc-T1-2 includes these proteins:
- a CDS encoding aminotransferase class III-fold pyridoxal phosphate-dependent enzyme, translated as MDRATVEPQVDAIPGERARRWVSYHHEFAAPSTYVYEFVLDAQGEAIGPFCTDVDGNVLLDFTGHVGAAPLGYNNPTIRERVTAFDLPDPTKIAGQDFYVSAGYPPDDPDFPGPSQLMERLVDVTEYGMDTVFLSNSGAEAVENAIKICYAAGGHRAFTTDGAFHGRTLGALSLNRSKTAHRKGYPEIPGVVSIPFPSTDEAYERDWLTDGPGGNVVADRLDPEQGVIDPDEVAYLILEPIQGEGGYHVAHPAFARDLESLRERFDLRIVADEIQSGLGRTGEFWAVDGLELTPDVIASAKGLRVGATISRAECFPDEQGRLSSTWGAGDVLAALQGALTIDVVREENLLENVRVRGKRLRGLLSDAGRESMVDVRGRGLMVGVEFDTEARRDEVMAAAMRRGLLTLGCGYKTLRLLPPLDVTEREIDLGVELFLEAVAASEGI; from the coding sequence ATGGATAGAGCGACGGTCGAACCCCAGGTCGACGCGATCCCCGGAGAGCGAGCACGGCGGTGGGTCTCGTATCACCACGAGTTCGCCGCTCCGAGCACCTACGTCTACGAGTTCGTCCTCGACGCACAGGGTGAAGCGATCGGCCCCTTCTGTACCGACGTCGACGGCAACGTCTTGCTCGATTTCACCGGCCACGTCGGTGCCGCCCCGCTCGGGTACAACAACCCGACGATCCGCGAGCGAGTTACCGCGTTCGACCTGCCCGACCCGACGAAGATCGCCGGCCAGGACTTCTACGTCAGCGCCGGCTACCCGCCCGACGATCCCGACTTCCCGGGCCCGAGCCAGCTGATGGAACGGCTCGTCGACGTGACCGAGTACGGCATGGACACCGTCTTCCTCTCGAACTCGGGCGCGGAGGCGGTCGAGAACGCCATCAAAATCTGTTACGCGGCCGGCGGCCACCGCGCGTTCACGACCGACGGCGCATTCCACGGCCGAACCCTCGGGGCGCTCTCGCTCAATCGCTCGAAGACGGCCCACCGGAAAGGCTACCCCGAGATTCCGGGCGTCGTCTCGATCCCGTTTCCCTCGACGGACGAGGCGTACGAACGCGACTGGCTGACCGACGGCCCCGGTGGCAACGTCGTCGCCGACCGACTCGATCCCGAGCAGGGCGTGATCGACCCCGACGAGGTCGCTTACCTCATTCTCGAGCCGATCCAGGGTGAGGGCGGTTACCACGTGGCCCACCCCGCGTTCGCCCGCGACCTCGAGTCCCTCCGCGAACGGTTCGACCTCCGGATCGTCGCCGACGAGATCCAGTCCGGGCTGGGCCGGACCGGCGAGTTCTGGGCCGTCGACGGCCTCGAGCTCACGCCCGACGTGATCGCGAGCGCCAAGGGATTGCGCGTGGGCGCGACGATTTCTCGCGCCGAGTGCTTTCCGGACGAGCAGGGACGGCTCTCCTCGACGTGGGGAGCTGGCGACGTCCTCGCCGCCTTGCAGGGAGCGCTCACCATCGACGTCGTCCGCGAGGAGAACCTGCTCGAGAACGTCCGCGTCCGGGGCAAACGGCTCCGGGGGCTGCTCTCGGACGCGGGCCGGGAGTCGATGGTCGACGTCCGCGGGCGCGGGCTGATGGTCGGCGTCGAGTTCGACACCGAAGCGCGACGTGACGAGGTCATGGCGGCCGCGATGAGGCGGGGGCTGCTCACCCTCGGCTGTGGGTACAAGACGTTGCGCCTGTTGCCGCCGCTCGACGTCACCGAACGCGAGATCGACCTCGGCGTCGAACTGTTTCTCGAGGCCGTCGCCGCGTCAGAGGGCATCTGA